ATTGATGGCCGGACCGGCGGTATCCTTGTACGGGTCACCGACGGTATCGCCGGTCACAGCTGCCTGATGGGCGGGCGACCCTTTACCGCCGTGATGGCCTTCCTCGATGTATTTCTTGGCGTTATCCCACGCGCCTCCCCCTGAGGTCATGGCGATGGCGACAAAGAGGCCGGTAACGATGGTGCCGACGAGCAAACCACCCAGCACGACGTAGCCGAACATCGCCGCCACGATCACAAAGAGAACCGGCAACAGGGCCGGGATCGTCATTTCGCGCAGGGCGGCACGGGTAACGATGTCGACGCAGGCGCCGTACTCCGGGGTATCTTTACCTTCGAGGATACCCGGTTTGGCCTGCAACTGGCGCCGGACCTCCTTGACGACTGAACCGGCTGCTTTACCGACCGCATCCATGCTGAAGGCGGTAAAAATGAAAGGCAACAATCCGCCGATAAACAGGCCGATCACAATTTCAGGGCGTTCCAGGGAAAACGAAAACGAAGAAAGGTCGGCTCTGCCCATATGGGCAAAGTGCGCGCGCAATTCCGCCACATAGGAACCGAACAGCACTAGGGCGGCCAACCCGGCGGAGGCAATCGCGTAGCCTTTGGTGACGGCCTTCATCGTATTGCCGACGGCATCCAGCGCGTCAGTCACGTTGCGGGTGGACTTCGGCAGTTCGCTCATGACCGCCACCCCGCCGGCGTTGTCCGTGATCGGTCCGAAGGCGTCCAGCGAGATGATGATTCCGGCCATCGAGAGCATGCTGGTGACCGCGATCGCGATCCCGTACAACCCAGCGGCAGAATAACTGACCATGATCGCTCCTGCGATGAAGATGACCGGCAGTGCGGTCGCATGCTGGCCGACGGCCAGTCCCGCAATGATGTTGGTGGCGTGACCGGTCTCTGACGCCTGGGCGATCTTGCGTACCGGCCGGAACGCGGTGGAGGTATAATAGTTGGTGATGACGACGATCACGCCGGTCATGCAGAGACCGACCAGCGCCGCCAGGTAAAGCTGGCCCGGGCCGTGCGTGACGTCACCGATCGTAAAGGAATGGGGGAAAAGCAGCATCGTGGCCGGCCAGTACAGGATGGCCGAGACCAGGGCACTCGAACCGACCGCTTCGACCAGCACGCGCGTCGGGTCGCCTTTACGCCAGTTGACGTAAAGTATCCCGACAATCGCGCCGATCACCGAAATGCCGCCCAACAAAAAGGGATAAACGATCGCTTCCGGCGAATTGCCCATCATCAGAAAGCCGACCAGAATGGTACCGATAATTGAGATGGCGTACGTCTCGAAAACGTCGGCAGCCATCCCGGCGCAATCCCCGACGTTATCGCCTACGTTATCGGCGATCGTGGCCGGGTTGCGCGGATCATCCTCATCCAGGTTGCTCTCGATTTTGCCGACCAGGTCCGCGCCCACGTCCGCCGCCTTGGTGTAAATGCCGCCCCCGAGCCGCGCAAAAACGCTGATCAGGCTCGCCCCTAAAGCCAGCCCGACCAGGCTGCCCACCGCGCGCGCGGTACCGAACAGTCCTGCCCCGATCAGGTAAAAAATGCCGACCGAAAGCAGCCCGAGGCCGACCACCAGCAGGCCGGTCACCGCCCCGCCATTGAAAGCGACCCGCATCGCCCCTTCGCGCGAGTCAGTCGCGGCTTGCGCCGTCCGGCAATTAGAGAGCACGGCGATGCGCATGCCGATGTAACCCGCGGCCATTGAGCAGACCGCGCCCAGGAT
This genomic stretch from Verrucomicrobiota bacterium harbors:
- a CDS encoding sodium-translocating pyrophosphatase, producing the protein MIFPSLATAFLLQSGIWFALLCAVVGLGGAGFLIRKIIAASPGNARMRQIAAAIEEGAKAYLNRQIRTVSAIALVIAVILVFARDLFTAVGFILGAVCSMAAGYIGMRIAVLSNCRTAQAATDSREGAMRVAFNGGAVTGLLVVGLGLLSVGIFYLIGAGLFGTARAVGSLVGLALGASLISVFARLGGGIYTKAADVGADLVGKIESNLDEDDPRNPATIADNVGDNVGDCAGMAADVFETYAISIIGTILVGFLMMGNSPEAIVYPFLLGGISVIGAIVGILYVNWRKGDPTRVLVEAVGSSALVSAILYWPATMLLFPHSFTIGDVTHGPGQLYLAALVGLCMTGVIVVITNYYTSTAFRPVRKIAQASETGHATNIIAGLAVGQHATALPVIFIAGAIMVSYSAAGLYGIAIAVTSMLSMAGIIISLDAFGPITDNAGGVAVMSELPKSTRNVTDALDAVGNTMKAVTKGYAIASAGLAALVLFGSYVAELRAHFAHMGRADLSSFSFSLERPEIVIGLFIGGLLPFIFTAFSMDAVGKAAGSVVKEVRRQLQAKPGILEGKDTPEYGACVDIVTRAALREMTIPALLPVLFVIVAAMFGYVVLGGLLVGTIVTGLFVAIAMTSGGGAWDNAKKYIEEGHHGGKGSPAHQAAVTGDTVGDPYKDTAGPAINPMIKVANIVAILIIPIVFR